The genome window TTGGCCGCGATGGGGGGATGGGCTCCGGGAGAATTGATCGGCCCGGCCTACGGCGCAACTTACTGCCTGGCGAAGACAGAGGACTATTACGATGAATACCAGGGTGAAGAAGACAATTTCATAGCCGCCCTGGAGTGGGCGGATACACTTGGATGCCAGATAGTATCGGCCTCACTCGGCTATATCGACTGGTATTCGCCCTCGGACCTGGATGGCAACACGGCGGCGATCACGATTGCCTGCGATGCCGCAGTATCCAGGGGGATTGCAGTGATAGTAGCGGCCGGTAACGAGGGACCGACTGCGACCACGCTCTTGACACCGGCTGACGGCGACAGCGTGATAGCAGTCGGGGGGGTATTGATCACGGATGAGATCTGGTACAGTTCCTCGCGTGGTCCTACTGCCGATGGCCGGATCAAACCGGATATCTGTGCCAACTCGGTGCAGGTTAAGGTCGCCAGCTATACCGGTGGTTTCAAGCGGGGCAACGGCACCTCTTTTGCCACACCGTTGACAGCAGGTGCGGCGGCCCTGGTGCTGGAGGCAAATCCAACCTATTCAGCTGTCGATTTAAGGCAGGTTCTTCTCTCCACCGCACGCGAGCCTCAGGGTGAAAGTGTCACTCTTCCCAATAATGATTACGGCTACGGTATTGTCGATGCCAAAACCGCCTCCGGGGTAGATCCGATCGTTACCGATGAAAAGGTTTTGGCCTACCCGAATCCATTCGATGACCTGGTGTCTGTCAACTGCCAGGTTGAAGGTGACGGCATCCTGCGCGGTTCGATTCACAGCCTGGATGGTATTCAGGTCTGGGAGCGCGAGGTTTCTGTCGGAAGCGGTGCTCATGAAATCAACTGGGACGGCAGTAACGATGACGGCGAGGAAGTCGCCGCAGGGGTTTACCTGATGCGTGTGACCGCGCCCGGAATCGAAAAGACGATCAAGCTCTTCAAGGTCAGGTAGGCTGTCTTCATCTCAAAAAAGCGCGTAAAAATAATAGAATCCCCATGGTTGCCATGGGGATTTTTGCACCCTAAAGCAAATTCGATGATCGAAGAAAGTAGTTGATAATTGCTTCGGATAGTGTATATATATGGGACTGTTAAGTACGGTTTCGAAAGGACTGGGAATGCGATTATTTGAGTTTGAAGCCAAAAAGCTGTTTGCCAAGAAGAAAATAGCTGTAACCGAGGGAATCGTGGCCTCATCTCCCGAGGATGTCACCGCGGCGGTGCGTAAACTCGGCGGTCAGGCGATTCTCAAGGTACAGATTCTCTCCGGCGGTCGTGGCAAAGCCGGCGGTGTGAGAAAAGTCGATACACCCGATGAAGCCTTCACGGCGGCCGAGGAGATGTTTTCCTCTACCGTCAAGGGCTACAAGGTCGAACGGGTCCTTGTCGATCCGCTTCTGGATGTAAAAAAAGAATACTACCTGGGTGTGACCATCGACAGGGCCAATTACAAGCTGGTCTTCATTTCCTCGCCCTCAGGCGGTGTGGACATTGAAGAAGTAGCCCGTACCGATCCCAAGAAAGTCTATCGCGAAGCGTTTGAATTCGATGAGAAGATGTATTCATTTCAGGCATTCGCGATCGGCAAGAAGCTCGGATTCTACACCGATAAGCTGAAAGCATCGGTCAAGATCATAAAGGGTTTGTTTGATGTCTTCAAATCCTACGACTGCAAACTGGCCGAGATCAACCCGTTGATCGAAACCGAGGATGGCGAGCTGTATGCCGCCGATGCCCGGATTTCGATCGATGATGACGCCCTTTTCCGCCATCCGGAATTGACCGAGATGGGAATAGAAAAACGTCATGAGGAAGGCGAGATGACCGAGCGCGAACAACAGGCGCGGGAATGGGGTATTCCATACCTCGACCTGGAGGGCAATATCGGAATGTTTCCCGGTGGAGCCGGTTTCGGAATCATGGGCAATGATTTTATCAACTACTATGGTGGTAAGCCCGCCAACTTCATGGATTCCGGAGGTGGCCCCTCGCCCGAGAGGCTTTCGCGGATGCTGACTCTCCTTGACGATAACCCGCAGGTCAAGGCGATCTTCGGGGCACGATTTGGCGGGATTTCCCGTTGCGATGACTTTGCCAAAGGAGTGATCATGTTTTTGCGTGATCATGGCCTGTCTAAGCCTATGGTCTGTCGTATGACCGGTAATATGTGGCAGGAAGGTGTACGCCTGTTTGAAGAAGCCAAAGATGAAACCCCCGAAGCATTTGAAAAGATCGAAATCCACGGGATCGAGACACCGATCGAGGATATCGCCAAACGCGCGGTCGAGCTGGCAAAGGAGGCGCAATAATGGCTATTCTGGTGACTAAAGAATCCAAGGTTCTGGTTCAGGGGATCACCGGTTCCGCCGGTCAGTTCCACACCAAGCGGATGCTCGAGTACGGTACCCAGATAGTTGGCGGTACCTCGCCTGGAAAGGGCGGCCAGGAGGTCGAAGGTCTGCCGGTTTTTGACACGGTCGATGAATGTATCGATGCCACAGGTGCCGATACCTCGGTCATTTTCCTTCCGGCCCCGTTTGTCAAGGAAGCCGCGATCGAGGCGATTTATGCCGGGATTAAGTTCGTGGTCGTGATACCGGAACATATACCGATCTTCGATATGATGCAGATTCGCCAGGAAGCCCAGAAATACGGAACAACCGTACTGGGCGGAAACACTGCCGGAATCATTACACCCGGTGAGGCCAACCTGGGGATAATGCCCGATATAGCCTTTAAGCCCGGTCGTGTGGGGACTGTCTCACGCTCCGGATCCTTGACATATTACGTCGCCGACACCCTGACTCATTCCGGATACGGAGAGACTACCTGTGTAGGCCTGGGAGGCGATCCCGTTCTGGGTTCGACTTTCGGCGAAATCCTGCAGATGTTCGATGAGGATAAAAAGACCGAGGCGGTCGTGATGGTGGGAGAAATCGGCGGTGTCTACGAGGAACGGGCTACCTCGCGTATCAAGAAGATGAAAACCCCGGTAATCTGCATGATCGGCGGGGTGTTTGCTCCGCAGGGCAAGCGGATGGGTCATGCCGGCGCGATCGTCGAGGGCTCCATGGGTACAGCACGATCCAAGCTCAGGGTGCTGGAGGAGGCGGGAGCCTATCCGGCACGAACATTTCTGGACATACCCAAAATACTGAAAAGTCTGAACGTATAGATTCATCAAGGCCGGGTAAAAGCCCGGCCTTCTGATTTTGATGGAGATAAATAGTGCCCAAAGAAGTGACCGATATGCGGTGGATGAAAAACCTGTTGTTGGAAGAGGATGTAGGTCATCTGGCCCTGGCTGATGGCGATCAACCCTATATCGTCCCGGTCAACTATGCTTATATCGATGATAAGATCGTCCTGCATGGGGCAATCAAGGGCTACAAGCTCGATTTACTTGCCAAAAACTCAAGATGCTGTTTCGCGGTCAACCGTCACCCGGATAAGGTCCGCTACCATGCCGAGGGAAAATGCCATTACCGCTATCATTCGGTTTTAGTCTACGGTCGCGCTTTCTATGTTGATTCTGCCGAGGAACGCCTGGTCTGGATCAGAAAGTATCGCCGGTATTTCAATGCGCGTTTGGGCAATCGCATGAAAGAAGATGACACGATCAAGACCGCCGAGCGCTGTGGTATAATCCTGATCGAAATCGACCGCATGACCGCCCGCAAAGAAGAGAAGAAAAAAGCCGACATCCACGAAGACGAATAGCTATCGCAACGGAAGTTTCTCTGACCTGTTTTGTCAGTGGGCAGATGTATATTTACCTTATGATAATAGTAACAAATATCGTACTGTTGACTTGGTGTAAGCGTTCATTAAACGCAAAAAGTGTGACCCGACAGCCAATAATATGTTCTGTCAGGTCTTGGTTATCGCGTTTACGCGATAAGTGTGACCTGACAGTTTAGATGCCATGGGATTAAGATATAAAAATCAAAATGATTTCAATTGTTTCTTCGCGACCACGACATTTCAAGATTGGAAAGAATATGGAAACGTTCCTGGAATGTATGAAGCACTGGCAGGATCGTTGGCTTTTTGTTTGGAAAAGTATGAAGCTAATCTGATTGGCTACGTATTTATGCCGAATCATATACACTTGTTGCTTGTTATTGATGGATCAGAGCTGTCTTCATTTATGAGAGATTACAAGAAATATATTGCTCAAAAAGCAAAAACGGATTTAGGGATTAAAGAGAAGAAAATATGGATGCCTCGATATGACAGGGTTGTGATTGTCGATAAAAATCTAATTCTAACGAAACTTAACTATATCCACAATAATCCAGTAAAGGCAAAACTTGTCAGCGATCAACAAAAATGGAAGTGGTCAAGTGCTGGAGATTACTTTTCTGATTCTGAAAGTCAATTGAAGATATCAAAAGATTGGCAGTGATGGCAGTCAGGTCACAATTCTGACTAAAGTCAGAATCAAGACCTGACAGAACATATAACATTCCATTCATGAGAAATAACACCATACTGTTAAGTCAGGTCTTGGTTATCGCGTTTACGCGATAAGTGTGACCTGACTTAACGTAATAATGGTTATTAGCACGCTTCATTAATATGCCATGAA of Candidatus Zixiibacteriota bacterium contains these proteins:
- a CDS encoding S8 family serine peptidase; the protein is MRRLSFSACIISLLLIIFSLTADATENPYPHARTDKYWVYFSDKGDFSAEEIEHLLNQLEAVAGPAELKRRSLANPGKRLFDYSDLPVNSAYMDEVSSYGVRIHQSSRWLNAVSVSGRMDLIRSLEKLPYVDSITTVKVYRREVPQVGGADYVFPKPTSPTQLDYGDSFDQLDQIQVPPLHALGFSGEGITIAVFDTGFDTAHAAFNEMDIKATYDFINNDSDVVDVFNAQRSHGTSVLAAMGGWAPGELIGPAYGATYCLAKTEDYYDEYQGEEDNFIAALEWADTLGCQIVSASLGYIDWYSPSDLDGNTAAITIACDAAVSRGIAVIVAAGNEGPTATTLLTPADGDSVIAVGGVLITDEIWYSSSRGPTADGRIKPDICANSVQVKVASYTGGFKRGNGTSFATPLTAGAAALVLEANPTYSAVDLRQVLLSTAREPQGESVTLPNNDYGYGIVDAKTASGVDPIVTDEKVLAYPNPFDDLVSVNCQVEGDGILRGSIHSLDGIQVWEREVSVGSGAHEINWDGSNDDGEEVAAGVYLMRVTAPGIEKTIKLFKVR
- the sucC gene encoding succinate--CoA ligase subunit beta (catalyzes the interconversion of succinyl-CoA and succinate), giving the protein MGLLSTVSKGLGMRLFEFEAKKLFAKKKIAVTEGIVASSPEDVTAAVRKLGGQAILKVQILSGGRGKAGGVRKVDTPDEAFTAAEEMFSSTVKGYKVERVLVDPLLDVKKEYYLGVTIDRANYKLVFISSPSGGVDIEEVARTDPKKVYREAFEFDEKMYSFQAFAIGKKLGFYTDKLKASVKIIKGLFDVFKSYDCKLAEINPLIETEDGELYAADARISIDDDALFRHPELTEMGIEKRHEEGEMTEREQQAREWGIPYLDLEGNIGMFPGGAGFGIMGNDFINYYGGKPANFMDSGGGPSPERLSRMLTLLDDNPQVKAIFGARFGGISRCDDFAKGVIMFLRDHGLSKPMVCRMTGNMWQEGVRLFEEAKDETPEAFEKIEIHGIETPIEDIAKRAVELAKEAQ
- the sucD gene encoding succinate--CoA ligase subunit alpha, giving the protein MAILVTKESKVLVQGITGSAGQFHTKRMLEYGTQIVGGTSPGKGGQEVEGLPVFDTVDECIDATGADTSVIFLPAPFVKEAAIEAIYAGIKFVVVIPEHIPIFDMMQIRQEAQKYGTTVLGGNTAGIITPGEANLGIMPDIAFKPGRVGTVSRSGSLTYYVADTLTHSGYGETTCVGLGGDPVLGSTFGEILQMFDEDKKTEAVVMVGEIGGVYEERATSRIKKMKTPVICMIGGVFAPQGKRMGHAGAIVEGSMGTARSKLRVLEEAGAYPARTFLDIPKILKSLNV